A window of Paremcibacter congregatus contains these coding sequences:
- a CDS encoding NupC/NupG family nucleoside CNT transporter, whose amino-acid sequence MGSGFFGIILVLLLAWLLSENRKKINLRIVGSAFLLQAALATFAMYVPLGKDVLAVMSSGVQNVIDYSGYGIEFLFGDLATNKYGFLVFVRVLPVIIFISALVSVLYYLHIMQWVVMLVGGIMRKLIGTSRVESLCAAANIFLGHTESPLVVRPYLNQLSEAQLFTIMVSGMASISGAILAGYASMGVQLDYLIAASFMAAPGGLLMAKIMKPDDLTRPEPVIDIMAVEDEGRPANVIDAAASGAAAGLKIAAIIGAMLVAFVALIAMLNGMVGGLASLAGFEGITMDLILGKLLSPVMYLLGIPWQDAAAAGNLVGQKFILNEFVAYAQLQQIKDSLDPHTVIVSTFALCGFANLSSIAILLGGLGAMAPARKAEIARMGFKAVVAGFLSNMMSAALVSLLLSL is encoded by the coding sequence GTGGGATCTGGATTTTTTGGTATCATTCTGGTGTTGTTACTGGCCTGGCTCCTGTCGGAAAACCGTAAAAAAATTAACCTTCGTATTGTTGGGAGCGCGTTTTTATTGCAGGCGGCCCTGGCGACTTTTGCCATGTACGTCCCTCTGGGCAAGGACGTGTTGGCAGTCATGTCGTCCGGGGTTCAGAATGTTATAGATTATTCGGGCTACGGCATTGAATTTCTCTTCGGTGATTTGGCGACGAATAAATATGGTTTTCTGGTCTTTGTTCGTGTTCTTCCGGTCATCATCTTTATTTCAGCCCTGGTCTCGGTATTGTATTATCTTCATATCATGCAGTGGGTGGTGATGCTTGTCGGGGGCATTATGCGCAAGCTGATCGGGACATCGCGGGTGGAATCGCTCTGTGCCGCCGCCAATATTTTTCTAGGCCATACGGAATCGCCTCTGGTGGTTCGGCCCTACCTTAATCAGTTGAGCGAGGCGCAGCTCTTTACCATTATGGTGTCCGGTATGGCGTCAATATCGGGTGCCATTCTGGCAGGATACGCCAGTATGGGCGTGCAGCTTGATTATCTGATCGCGGCGAGTTTTATGGCCGCGCCCGGGGGGCTGCTGATGGCCAAGATAATGAAACCGGACGATTTGACGCGGCCAGAGCCGGTGATCGACATTATGGCGGTCGAGGATGAGGGACGTCCGGCCAATGTCATTGATGCGGCAGCCAGTGGCGCGGCGGCAGGGCTGAAGATAGCCGCCATTATCGGTGCGATGCTGGTGGCTTTCGTGGCGTTGATCGCCATGCTCAATGGCATGGTCGGGGGGCTGGCCAGCCTGGCCGGTTTTGAAGGTATCACGATGGATCTGATCCTTGGAAAATTGCTGTCGCCAGTGATGTATCTTCTGGGGATTCCCTGGCAGGATGCGGCGGCGGCGGGCAATCTGGTGGGGCAGAAATTTATCCTCAATGAATTCGTTGCCTATGCTCAACTGCAGCAGATCAAGGATAGCCTGGACCCTCATACGGTCATTGTTTCGACATTTGCGCTTTGCGGTTTTGCCAATTTAAGTTCCATCGCTATTCTTCTCGGCGGGCTAGGGGCGATGGCACCAGCCCGTAAGGCGGAAATCGCCCGGATGGGATTTAAAGCTGTCGTGGCTGGCTTCCTGTCCAATATGATGAGTGCCGCTCTGGTAAGCCTGTTGTTAAGTTTGTGA
- a CDS encoding sugar-binding transcriptional regulator: MPREKNNDELILKAATLYYTNGNTQEQIAKKFGFSRPTVVRLLKQARQKGFVEIKITRKLSHATHLETLIENEFASDNLLEVIVVENYDNDAKAAVAERAAQYLSQNLRQDHILGIGWSSTLMQIPDLLRKEKYAPERVVQLGGYVGGIATANAQDICLRLGLSFGIPVESLPAPVILKDPAVRDSLMQDPVIKNTLHWVEKCNIGLVGIGDVSTESTLVKAGYISADELDKVARQGAVGDVLSHYYDIEGKEIKTAWQEAMISIDMAQLRNIDNIIGVAAGADKANSMVGAIRCGILNRIIIDVELAEAMTRSIAR; encoded by the coding sequence ATGCCCCGTGAAAAAAATAACGATGAACTGATTTTGAAGGCTGCTACGTTATATTACACCAATGGTAATACCCAGGAGCAGATTGCCAAGAAATTTGGCTTTTCGCGTCCGACGGTTGTTCGATTGTTGAAGCAGGCGCGGCAGAAAGGATTCGTCGAGATTAAAATTACCAGGAAATTGTCCCACGCCACGCATCTGGAAACCCTGATAGAGAATGAATTTGCATCAGATAATCTGCTGGAGGTTATCGTGGTCGAAAACTATGACAATGACGCCAAAGCCGCAGTTGCGGAACGGGCCGCGCAATATCTGTCCCAGAACTTAAGGCAGGATCATATTTTGGGGATTGGCTGGAGCAGTACCCTGATGCAGATTCCAGATTTGTTGCGGAAGGAAAAATATGCGCCGGAACGGGTGGTGCAACTCGGCGGTTATGTCGGTGGGATCGCCACGGCGAATGCACAGGATATATGTTTGCGTCTGGGGCTTTCGTTTGGCATTCCTGTGGAATCTCTGCCGGCCCCCGTGATCCTGAAGGACCCGGCCGTTCGGGATAGTCTGATGCAGGACCCTGTAATCAAGAATACCCTGCATTGGGTTGAAAAGTGCAATATCGGCCTTGTCGGGATTGGTGACGTCAGTACGGAGTCCACTTTGGTCAAGGCCGGATATATTTCCGCAGATGAACTGGATAAGGTCGCGCGGCAAGGAGCGGTCGGAGATGTCTTGTCCCATTATTACGACATTGAAGGCAAGGAAATCAAAACGGCCTGGCAGGAGGCGATGATATCCATCGATATGGCGCAGTTGCGTAATATTGACAATATCATTGGTGTGGCTGCCGGCGCTGACAAGGCGAATTCGATGGTTGGCGCCATTCGCTGCGGTATCCTTAACCGCATTATCATTGATGTGGAACTCGCCGAAGCCATGACCCGTAGTATCGCCCGATAG
- a CDS encoding M3 family metallopeptidase, producing the protein MKFNLVSLSVIATMLALAGCSEDIIAENKSSATASQEVSVENTLLQEWKGPYQGLPAFDTVKLSDLKPALETAMAENLAEMDAITNNPDAPTFENTIVALERSGKLMNRVGTFRGIWRSNMSTPESREINAEMAPVLSAFYSKITQNEALFARIKAVYEGEEMKGLRPDQQRVVQLTYDGFARNGAALDAVGKARYAEINQRLAELYTKFSNNLLADEDGYTLYVTKDQLAGLPDSVVTAAAAAAKADGKEGQYAFANTRSSMDPFLTYSTERDLRKTVWNNYYNRGDNGGEFDNNTIIAEILKLRDERVGLLGYDNYAQWRLENRMAKTPERAAALMESVWPAAIARVDQEVADMQAVADAEGANITIKPWDYRFYSEKVRKQKYDLDSSEVKEYLQLDKLREAMFFVAGRLFNFEFTPVEDGTVPVFHPDVKVWEVTDKTTGDHIGLWYLDPFARKGKRSGAWATTYRSHSTFDGDKNVLGSNNSNFTKGPEGEPVLISWDNAETFFHEFGHALHYFSSNVAYPTLNGGVRDYTEFQSQLLERWLLTDEVTSQYLVHYKTGKPMPAALVAKIKNAATFNQGFKTTEYLASAIIDLKLHTTDPDNIDPDAFERETLTALGMPEELVMRHRTPQFGHVFAGEGYAAGYYGYMWAEVLTSDAAEAFAESPGGFYDAEMARKLVDHLFSVRNSIDPADAYRLFRGRDAEVGALMRDRGFPVK; encoded by the coding sequence ATGAAATTTAATCTCGTCAGCCTTTCCGTGATTGCGACGATGCTGGCCTTGGCCGGATGTTCTGAAGATATCATCGCAGAAAACAAATCTTCGGCCACGGCTTCTCAGGAAGTCAGTGTTGAAAATACCTTGTTGCAGGAATGGAAGGGGCCTTATCAGGGATTACCTGCATTCGATACCGTAAAACTGTCTGACCTGAAGCCGGCTCTGGAAACCGCCATGGCCGAAAATCTGGCGGAAATGGATGCAATTACCAACAACCCGGATGCGCCGACTTTTGAAAATACCATTGTTGCTTTGGAACGTTCGGGCAAACTGATGAACCGGGTCGGCACCTTCCGGGGCATCTGGCGCAGCAATATGTCTACGCCGGAATCCCGGGAAATTAATGCGGAAATGGCGCCAGTCCTGTCGGCTTTCTATTCCAAAATTACCCAGAATGAAGCTCTTTTTGCCCGTATCAAAGCGGTATATGAAGGCGAGGAAATGAAAGGTTTGCGTCCGGATCAGCAACGGGTGGTCCAGTTGACGTATGACGGGTTTGCCCGCAATGGCGCGGCGCTTGATGCGGTGGGGAAAGCCCGCTATGCAGAAATCAATCAACGCCTGGCGGAGCTTTATACAAAATTTAGCAATAATCTGCTCGCCGATGAAGATGGCTATACTCTTTATGTGACGAAAGACCAATTGGCTGGGTTGCCTGACTCTGTTGTCACGGCCGCCGCGGCCGCCGCCAAAGCCGATGGCAAGGAGGGGCAATATGCCTTTGCCAATACACGTTCTTCGATGGACCCTTTTCTGACATATTCTACGGAACGGGATCTGCGCAAGACGGTGTGGAATAACTATTATAACCGCGGTGATAATGGCGGTGAATTTGATAATAATACCATCATTGCCGAAATCCTGAAATTACGTGATGAACGGGTTGGTCTGCTGGGCTATGACAATTATGCCCAGTGGCGTCTGGAAAACCGTATGGCGAAAACCCCGGAACGGGCGGCCGCCTTGATGGAATCCGTCTGGCCGGCGGCGATTGCCCGGGTTGATCAGGAAGTTGCCGATATGCAGGCCGTGGCCGATGCGGAAGGTGCTAATATCACAATCAAGCCGTGGGATTATCGCTTCTATTCTGAAAAGGTTCGAAAACAAAAATATGACCTTGATTCCAGCGAGGTGAAGGAATACTTGCAGCTGGATAAATTGCGTGAGGCGATGTTCTTTGTTGCGGGCCGGTTGTTTAACTTTGAATTCACGCCGGTAGAAGACGGAACCGTGCCCGTGTTTCATCCGGATGTGAAGGTCTGGGAAGTCACAGACAAAACAACAGGCGACCATATTGGATTGTGGTATCTGGATCCTTTTGCACGTAAAGGCAAACGCTCAGGCGCCTGGGCGACGACTTATCGCAGCCATTCGACCTTTGACGGGGATAAAAATGTTCTGGGGTCGAATAATTCCAATTTTACCAAGGGACCCGAGGGCGAGCCGGTCCTGATTTCGTGGGATAATGCGGAGACATTTTTTCATGAGTTTGGCCATGCCTTGCATTATTTCTCATCCAATGTCGCCTATCCGACATTGAATGGAGGGGTGCGGGATTATACGGAATTCCAGTCACAACTTCTGGAGCGTTGGCTGCTGACAGATGAAGTGACAAGCCAGTATCTGGTGCATTATAAAACCGGCAAACCGATGCCGGCAGCATTAGTGGCGAAGATCAAAAATGCCGCCACCTTTAATCAGGGGTTTAAGACAACGGAATATCTGGCGTCGGCTATTATTGATTTGAAGTTACATACGACAGACCCGGATAATATTGATCCGGATGCGTTTGAACGCGAAACACTGACTGCATTGGGAATGCCGGAGGAACTGGTGATGCGTCATCGGACGCCGCAATTTGGTCATGTTTTTGCCGGGGAAGGCTATGCCGCCGGTTATTATGGTTATATGTGGGCTGAGGTTCTGACCTCGGATGCTGCAGAGGCTTTTGCAGAATCGCCCGGTGGTTTTTATGATGCGGAGATGGCAAGGAAGCTTGTTGATCATCTGTTTTCTGTGCGGAACTCCATTGATCCGGCTGACGCCTATCGCCTGTTCCGCGGGCGTGATGCGGAAGTTGGCGCTTTGATGCGGGATCGGGGCTTTCCGGTAAAGTAA
- a CDS encoding DUF1476 domain-containing protein — protein sequence MTQFDDREQAYEKEFARNEEFDFKVMARRNKLLGLWAAGQMDLDADAAEAYAKEVVVADFEEAGDEDVYRKVKGDLDAKGIVLSEHQVRREMEDQLSIARDQLTKELKGAN from the coding sequence ATGACCCAATTTGACGACCGCGAACAAGCCTATGAAAAAGAGTTTGCCCGCAATGAAGAATTTGACTTTAAAGTCATGGCGCGTCGCAACAAGCTGCTCGGGTTATGGGCTGCAGGCCAGATGGACCTGGACGCGGACGCTGCCGAGGCGTATGCCAAGGAAGTGGTGGTTGCTGATTTTGAAGAAGCCGGTGACGAAGATGTCTACCGTAAAGTAAAAGGCGATCTGGATGCCAAGGGTATTGTCCTTTCCGAACATCAAGTGCGTCGGGAAATGGAAGATCAACTGAGCATTGCCCGTGATCAGTTGACCAAAGAGCTTAAAGGCGCGAATTAA
- the purC gene encoding phosphoribosylaminoimidazolesuccinocarboxamide synthase, with translation MPKGEKLYEGKAKVLYKGTEPGTIVQYFKDDATAFNAQKKGTIAGKGIINNKVTELVMHNLERIGIPTHFIERLSDREQLVREVEIVPLEVIVRNVVAGTMAKRLGMEEGIRLERPLVEFSLKDDALGDPLIAEEHILSLDLADEDELSEIFDMTHQINDFLRGMFAGIGIELIDFKLEFGRLYEEDEVSYSLILADEFSPDNCRLWDLKTGEKMDKDRFRRDLGGEVEAYQEVARRLGISLETEE, from the coding sequence ATGCCTAAAGGTGAGAAGCTTTACGAAGGTAAAGCAAAAGTCCTCTATAAGGGGACAGAACCCGGAACGATTGTCCAATATTTCAAAGATGACGCCACTGCATTCAATGCCCAGAAAAAGGGTACGATTGCCGGAAAAGGTATTATCAATAACAAAGTCACCGAACTGGTGATGCATAACCTTGAAAGAATTGGCATCCCGACCCATTTCATCGAGCGTCTGAGCGACCGCGAGCAGCTGGTCCGCGAAGTCGAAATCGTGCCCCTCGAAGTGATCGTGCGTAATGTGGTTGCCGGCACCATGGCCAAACGCCTGGGCATGGAAGAAGGCATTCGGCTCGAACGCCCGCTCGTCGAATTCTCGCTCAAGGACGATGCCCTCGGCGATCCGTTGATTGCGGAAGAACATATCCTCTCCCTTGACCTTGCGGATGAAGACGAATTGTCGGAAATTTTCGACATGACCCATCAGATCAATGACTTCCTGCGCGGTATGTTCGCCGGCATCGGTATTGAACTGATCGACTTCAAACTGGAATTTGGCCGTCTCTATGAAGAAGACGAAGTCAGCTACAGCCTGATCCTAGCCGATGAATTCAGCCCCGATAATTGCCGTCTGTGGGATTTGAAAACCGGCGAGAAAATGGATAAAGACCGCTTCCGCCGCGATCTCGGCGGGGAAGTCGAAGCCTATCAGGAAGTTGCCCGGCGTCTCGGTATCAGCCTTGAAACCGAAGAATAA
- the purS gene encoding phosphoribosylformylglycinamidine synthase subunit PurS, with translation MKARVHITLKNGVLDPQGKAIQHSLSALGFDGVEDVRQGKYIEVDLTETDKDKAYAAVEEMCKKLLSNMVIENYAIDIE, from the coding sequence GTGAAAGCACGTGTTCATATCACTTTAAAAAACGGCGTTCTTGATCCACAGGGCAAGGCGATTCAGCATTCCTTGTCCGCCCTCGGGTTTGACGGCGTCGAAGACGTCCGTCAGGGAAAATACATCGAAGTCGACCTGACGGAAACAGACAAAGACAAGGCCTATGCCGCCGTTGAGGAAATGTGCAAGAAGCTTCTGTCGAATATGGTCATCGAGAATTACGCCATCGATATCGAGTAA